One window from the genome of Spiractinospora alimapuensis encodes:
- a CDS encoding ATP-binding protein, translating to MRPITPTTPRKVLDGVAETVALARAWVREQCALHDVNQDTVDRAVLIASEFATNAIKHSRSGKPGGTYTVHTEFQDSTLYLSVTDAGAPYPPYKRPRESKDGLPENGQGLRLVEAHSDWWRALKFTNHHTITAKLTT from the coding sequence ATGCGGCCGATCACTCCGACAACCCCGCGGAAGGTCCTGGACGGTGTCGCGGAGACCGTGGCGTTGGCCCGGGCGTGGGTGCGGGAACAATGCGCACTCCACGACGTGAACCAGGACACGGTCGACCGTGCGGTCCTGATCGCTTCCGAGTTCGCCACCAACGCGATCAAGCACTCCCGCAGCGGGAAGCCCGGCGGAACCTACACCGTCCACACCGAATTCCAGGACTCGACCCTCTACCTCAGCGTCACCGACGCAGGCGCCCCCTACCCGCCCTACAAGCGACCACGCGAAAGCAAGGACGGACTCCCCGAAAACGGCCAAGGCCTCCGGCTCGTCGAAGCGCACAGCGACTGGTGGCGCGCACTCAAATTCACCAACCACCACACCATCACCGCCAAACTCACCACCTAA
- a CDS encoding lysylphosphatidylglycerol synthase domain-containing protein produces MTFYAGRMLRRLRSSIWLRYALALVAVGCAGWAIWARWDEVSDALHTFPLWVLPVSLFAAMLGLAAQCLAWRALLAGLGYPLPLSAAGHVFFVAQLGKYVPGSVWAFAAQVELARDYHVPRGRGTAATLLAVVVTLVVNLAVAAVTLPFVSVEAARQWWWALAAAPVLLVLLHPRILNRWNRWTPLAPRGMGLAVGLSLLAWIPLGAHIAVLAIGAGVDPARALPIAAGSYALAWTLGVALVVVPAGIGVREAVIVLGLSPVLDPGAALVVAALSRLVTAVADVAWAGIAAAARRVHPHSTQH; encoded by the coding sequence GTGACCTTCTACGCTGGGCGGATGCTGCGGCGTCTGCGTTCCTCCATCTGGTTGCGGTACGCGCTTGCGCTGGTCGCGGTCGGGTGCGCGGGGTGGGCGATCTGGGCCCGCTGGGATGAGGTTTCAGACGCCCTGCACACGTTCCCGCTGTGGGTGCTCCCCGTTTCCCTCTTCGCGGCGATGTTGGGGTTGGCGGCGCAGTGTCTGGCCTGGCGGGCGCTCCTGGCCGGGCTGGGGTATCCGTTGCCGCTGTCGGCGGCGGGGCACGTCTTCTTCGTCGCCCAGTTGGGGAAGTACGTCCCCGGCTCGGTGTGGGCGTTCGCCGCGCAGGTGGAGCTGGCGCGGGACTATCACGTGCCGCGCGGCCGGGGCACCGCCGCGACGCTCCTCGCGGTGGTCGTCACCCTGGTGGTGAACCTGGCCGTCGCCGCGGTCACCCTTCCCTTCGTGTCGGTGGAGGCGGCGCGGCAGTGGTGGTGGGCGCTCGCCGCCGCCCCGGTGCTGCTGGTCCTGTTGCATCCGCGGATCCTCAACCGGTGGAACCGCTGGACACCCCTCGCACCCCGTGGGATGGGCCTCGCCGTGGGGCTCTCGCTCCTGGCCTGGATCCCCCTCGGCGCGCACATCGCGGTGCTGGCGATCGGCGCCGGAGTGGATCCCGCGCGGGCGTTGCCGATCGCGGCCGGGTCCTACGCTCTGGCGTGGACCCTGGGCGTGGCGCTCGTCGTGGTCCCCGCGGGGATCGGGGTGCGGGAGGCCGTGATCGTCCTCGGACTGTCCCCGGTCCTGGATCCGGGCGCGGCCCTGGTCGTGGCCGCGCTCTCCCGGCTGGTGACGGCCGTCGCCGACGTCGCCTGGGCCGGGATCGCCGCGGCGGCCCGCCGCGTCCACCCACACAGCACCCAGCACTGA